The proteins below are encoded in one region of Streptomyces ficellus:
- a CDS encoding TetR/AcrR family transcriptional regulator — protein MGRPSQPLLSRESIARTALELLEELGPQALTMRALAQRLGVRGASLYHHVASKDDLLDAALERINEDIDLGPLDDPRWREGIATYARGYRRVYLRHPHMIALVARRRVEADKALRGYDALIAALVRAGCTPAGAAEVAAALDYLVLGSALETFTAGFTRTPDGYRPAHPSLAAALEEAAAEPSGLPGLDDRGFETGLALLLDGLAARIQQGGPA, from the coding sequence ATGGGCCGACCGAGCCAGCCACTGCTGAGCCGCGAGAGCATCGCGCGCACCGCCCTGGAACTCCTTGAGGAGCTGGGCCCTCAGGCCCTGACCATGCGGGCGCTCGCCCAGCGCCTGGGCGTGCGCGGCGCGTCGCTCTACCACCACGTGGCGTCCAAGGACGACCTGCTGGACGCGGCGCTGGAGCGCATCAACGAGGACATCGACCTCGGCCCGCTCGACGACCCGCGGTGGCGCGAGGGCATCGCCACGTACGCCCGCGGCTACCGGCGCGTCTACCTGCGCCACCCGCACATGATCGCCCTGGTGGCCCGGCGCCGCGTCGAGGCCGACAAGGCCCTGCGCGGCTACGACGCGCTCATCGCCGCCCTCGTCCGGGCCGGCTGCACCCCCGCCGGGGCGGCCGAGGTCGCCGCCGCCCTCGACTACCTGGTCCTCGGCTCGGCCCTGGAGACCTTCACCGCCGGTTTCACGCGGACCCCGGACGGCTACCGCCCCGCCCACCCCTCCCTCGCCGCCGCCCTGGAGGAGGCCGCCGCCGAACCGTCCGGCCTGCCGGGCCTCGACGACCGCGGCTTCGAGACGGGCCTCGCCCTCCTCCTCGACGGCCTCGCCGCCCGTATCCAGCAGGGCGGGCCGGCCTGA
- a CDS encoding class III extradiol dioxygenase subunit B-like domain-containing protein: protein MLVAAAVCPCPPLLVPDVAAGAAPELDGARTACSDALAVLAASRPDRLVVIGPGAGEEPERYPAGSAGDFRGFGVDLDVRLGEGPGGGRPLPASLAVGAWLLGRAGWADAPVEGLAVGERLPAGRCAGAGRELAAEGDRLALLVLGDGSACRTLKAPGYLDDRAAAFDEGAARALGAADTDALAALDEHLAHELKAAGRAPWQVLAGAAGDAGRAGLEGRLLYEGVPYGVGYFVAVWS, encoded by the coding sequence ATGCTTGTCGCCGCCGCCGTCTGCCCCTGTCCGCCGCTCCTCGTCCCCGACGTCGCCGCCGGGGCCGCGCCCGAGCTGGACGGGGCGCGCACGGCGTGCTCCGACGCGCTCGCGGTGCTCGCCGCCTCCCGGCCCGACCGACTGGTCGTGATCGGCCCCGGCGCGGGGGAGGAGCCGGAACGGTACCCGGCGGGGAGCGCGGGGGACTTCCGGGGCTTCGGCGTGGACCTGGACGTGCGGCTGGGCGAGGGGCCCGGCGGCGGCCGGCCGCTGCCCGCGTCGCTCGCCGTGGGCGCCTGGCTCCTGGGGCGTGCCGGATGGGCGGACGCCCCGGTCGAGGGCCTCGCGGTGGGCGAGCGGCTCCCGGCCGGGCGCTGCGCCGGTGCGGGCCGCGAGCTGGCGGCCGAGGGCGACCGGCTCGCCCTCCTCGTGCTGGGCGACGGCAGCGCCTGCCGCACCCTCAAGGCGCCGGGCTACCTCGACGACCGCGCCGCCGCCTTCGACGAGGGGGCCGCCCGGGCCCTGGGCGCGGCCGACACGGACGCCCTGGCGGCGCTGGACGAGCATCTCGCGCACGAGCTGAAGGCGGCCGGGCGGGCGCCCTGGCAGGTCCTCGCGGGCGCGGCCGGGGACGCGGGCCGCGCGGGCCTGGAGGGGCGTCTGCTGTACGAGGGCGTCCCCTACGGCGTCGGCTACTTCGTCGCCGTCTGGTCGTAG
- the miaB gene encoding tRNA (N6-isopentenyl adenosine(37)-C2)-methylthiotransferase MiaB codes for MDGLKTYEVRTYGCQMNVHDSERLSGLLEDAGYVRAPEGADGDADVVVFNTCAVRENADNKLYGNLGRLAPMKTKRPGMQIAVGGCLAQKDRDTIVTKAPWVDVVFGTHNIGKLPVLLERARVQEEAQVEIAESLEAFPSTLPTRRESAYAAWVSISVGCNNTCTFCIVPALRGKEKDRRPGDILAEIEALVAEGVSEITLLGQNVNAYGSDIGDREAFSKLLRACGKIEGLERVRFTSPHPRDFTDDVIAAMAETPNVMPQLHMPLQSGSDTVLKAMRRSYRQDRFLGIIGKVRDAIPHAAISTDIIVGFPGETEEDFEQTMHVVREARFAQAFTFQYSKRPGTPAATMDGQIPKEVVQDRYMRLVALQEEISWEENKKQVGRTLDVMVAEGEGRKDGATHRLSGRAPDNRLVHFTKPEQEVRPGDVVTVEITYAAPHHLLAEGPTAAVRRTRAGDAWEKRNAAQAAKPAGVMLGLPQIGAPAPLPPVTGGCTVG; via the coding sequence GTGGACGGTTTGAAGACGTACGAGGTACGCACCTACGGGTGCCAGATGAACGTTCACGACTCCGAGCGCCTGTCCGGCCTACTGGAGGACGCCGGATACGTCCGCGCCCCCGAGGGCGCCGACGGCGACGCCGACGTCGTGGTCTTCAACACCTGCGCGGTCCGCGAGAACGCCGACAACAAGCTGTACGGCAACCTCGGCCGCCTCGCCCCCATGAAGACCAAGCGCCCCGGCATGCAGATCGCCGTGGGCGGCTGCCTGGCCCAGAAGGACCGCGACACCATCGTCACGAAGGCGCCGTGGGTCGACGTCGTCTTCGGTACGCACAACATCGGCAAGCTGCCGGTGCTCCTGGAGCGCGCCCGCGTCCAGGAAGAGGCGCAGGTCGAGATCGCCGAGTCGCTGGAGGCCTTCCCCTCCACGCTGCCGACCCGGCGCGAGTCCGCCTACGCCGCCTGGGTCTCGATCTCCGTCGGCTGCAACAACACCTGCACCTTCTGCATCGTCCCGGCGCTGCGCGGCAAGGAGAAGGACCGCCGCCCCGGCGACATCCTCGCCGAGATCGAGGCCCTGGTCGCCGAGGGCGTCTCCGAGATCACCCTCCTCGGCCAGAACGTCAACGCCTACGGCTCCGACATCGGCGACCGCGAGGCCTTCAGCAAGCTGCTGCGCGCCTGCGGGAAGATCGAGGGCCTGGAGCGCGTCCGCTTCACCTCCCCCCACCCGCGCGACTTCACGGACGACGTCATCGCCGCGATGGCCGAGACGCCCAACGTGATGCCGCAGCTCCACATGCCGCTCCAGTCCGGCTCGGACACCGTCCTGAAGGCGATGCGCCGCTCCTACCGCCAGGACCGCTTCCTCGGCATCATCGGCAAGGTCCGCGACGCCATCCCGCACGCCGCCATCTCCACCGACATCATCGTGGGCTTCCCCGGTGAGACGGAGGAGGACTTCGAGCAGACCATGCACGTGGTGCGCGAGGCGCGCTTCGCGCAGGCCTTCACCTTCCAGTACTCCAAGCGGCCCGGCACGCCCGCGGCGACCATGGACGGGCAGATCCCCAAGGAGGTCGTCCAGGACCGCTACATGCGCCTGGTCGCCCTCCAGGAGGAGATCTCCTGGGAGGAGAACAAGAAGCAGGTCGGCCGCACCCTCGACGTCATGGTCGCGGAGGGCGAGGGCCGCAAGGACGGCGCCACCCACCGCCTCTCCGGCCGCGCCCCCGACAACCGCCTGGTCCACTTCACCAAGCCGGAGCAGGAGGTGCGCCCCGGCGACGTGGTGACCGTCGAGATCACCTACGCGGCCCCGCACCACCTCCTCGCCGAGGGCCCGACGGCCGCGGTACGCCGCACCCGCGCGGGCGACGCCTGGGAGAAGCGCAACGCCGCGCAGGCGGCCAAGCCCGCCGGCGTCATGCTCGGCCTGCCCCAGATCGGCGCCCCGGCCCCCCTCCCCCCGGTCACGGGCGGCTGCACGGTCGGCTGA